The Cottoperca gobio chromosome 5, fCotGob3.1, whole genome shotgun sequence region TTTCTGATTATCTCTGTATTATATGATGAAACTACTTTATTATTTCAGGGTCGTCATGCGACACAGGATGAAGTGGCAGCTTCAGCTTTTCAGGCCGTGGACTTGGATCAGAAGTACGGTGATGAGCCAGTTCAAGTGAGAATAACAATGGGCAAAGAACCAAGACACTTTATGGCGATGTTCAAGGGTAAAATGGTCATCTTTGAGGTAcgactgtatttatattcattcattcagaaaCATTCTGGTGTATAAAGTTCTTATAACAGTTCAGAATGTATTCTGTTAGGGGGGAACATCTAGAAAAGGGTCCTCTGACCCAGAGCCACCGATAAGGTTGTTCCAGGTTCACGGTTCTGACGCATCCAACTCAAAAGCCATTGAAGTTCCTGCGCTGGCCACTTCTCTGAACTCCAATGATGTATTTCTACTAAAGTGCCAATCAGGAATCTATCTGTGGTGTGGGAAGGTAAGGTAAAGGTGGTGTTTACATCAGATACAGTTAGGGTACAGAATTATACTTTAGACAACAGTGTGCTTCCAACATTGTGGCAACAGTCTGGAGAGAGCTCTTGTGCACAAAGCCAGGTCTGGAACGCAGAATGAGATGTTCAATCACATATGGATGTAATGTTTTGGTGTCCACGTCATTTTAACCACATAGTGAACTAAATCAAAGTAACCGACTGTAACTGAGTTTTTGTCATCAGGGATCAAGTGGAGATGAGAGAGCCATGGCTAAAGAGGTGAGCTCTGTGATTGGCCAGAACTCAGATCAAGGCTCTGAGGAGATGGTGGCCGAGGGTCAGGAGCCCATTGAATTCTGGGAGTTGCTCGGAGGGAAAGCCCCCTATGCTAGTGACAAGAGGTGATGATGACACAAATACAATACTAAAATGTGCAAATGGACTCATGAAGAGTTTTGCAGCGAAGGTGACACGCTTGTTTCCCATTatttttcacatgttttttcaaatttaatttaatttagcacagccaagaaatacacacaaaagaCACGACAGTATGATGACATCACAATACAAACtcacaaaagagaaaaagattacaaaaagaaaatagcaacaattggacaaaacaaagaaagaaatctatATTGTTTACATGTTGCTGATTACAGATTACAGCAGACGGTTTTAGACTACCAGCCGCGCCTGTTTGAATGCTCCAATAAGACGGGCCGTTTCATCGTGACCGAGGTGTCTCAGTTCACACAGGACGACCTCAATGAGGATGATGTCATGCTGCTGGACACATGGGACCAGGTATGTGGTGACACTGTAACGAAGAAAACTGACTTCTTTATTTAGTGTCAGTGGTGCATTTATTCGGAGTATACAGTAGAAGAGGACTTTAAGGAGGCTTAAAAGTTACTTGAGCTTATAGTAAACATTGTTCCTCCGTCCAGTTTGTCTTTCTTCtaatgctgtttgtttgttcgcTGGTTTAAGGTAGATTTATATGCCAACCAACAGCACTACTTATAGACCAAAATGAACAGTGTGGTAAATAAACATAATCAAATAACTATCAACATGTGAATAGTGTTCGCAGGTAGGCCTGAGTTTACTTTTAGAGGATGGCTTACAATGTATTTAACAGAGATGTttattacataacatatattCATAATTACACCATGTCTTAATAGAGACACACTTCCATGATTAGGCCTTTTGATCAACCAATTATACCTTTTCTTAAATGTGTCATATGTAGGTCAATCTCATCTCCTCACTAAGGTAAAGGTTTCTGTCCCTTCCGTGCTCAGAGTTTTCCTAAATCATTCTTAAACTAGGACTCCTGGATACAAAGTTTTAGGCTAAATTAAGAGCTTTCTGAGAAGGTtatcagaatgtgtgtgtgtgtgtgtgtgtgtgtgtgtgtgtgtgtgtgtgtgtgtgtgtgtgtgtgtgtgtgtgtgtgtgtgtgtgtgtgtgtgtgtgtgtgtgtacggacCCTGAAGTGTCTTTTTTTATGCCATGCTACTTAGGGGAATTATCAAACGTACCTTTTCTTATCGTTGGTCTCAGGTGTTTCTCTGGATCGGTAAAGAGGCTAATGAGGTGGAGCGTAAAGAAGCAGTGGTGACCAGCCAAGAGTACCTGCACACCCACCCGGGCGCCAGAGACCCAGACACCCCCATCGCCTTGATCAAGCAGGGATTTGAGCCGCCCACCTTCACTGGGTGGTTCACGGCCTGGGACTCCTCCAAGTGGAGTGTGAGTGGTTTCGAACTGAAATGGAGCTTCAACATGTACATTGATgagttaaaacaaaaacatacaatgataaacatttctctcttttagGGCGGAAAGAGCTATGAGGAGTTGAAGAAGGAGTTGGGAGATGAAGCATCACCAGTTACTGTTACAACTGTATGTAAAGTCTTATTTATCTCCTGTTATTTGTGTaccaacatgttagcattgttctTCATGCACGTGAGGTAAATAGGTAAACCCGGTTAGCATTTCTTACTGTAAGAGGTACTGGGGACATTACTAGTACATAGAAGAGTTAAAGGAACTGTAACATGTTTACTTTTAGCGAGCCAACCTGGAATAATGTAAGAGTTATGTCAAGAAGTACCACAGGGACAAGAATCAAAAACTTCCTTAGTTTGTACTCTATCCATCTACCATCATCCGATTCAATGCCACATCATGATATATAATGAAGATACAAAGATTAATATTCTTAACCTGAACCTTAATCTGAGTTTGTAGGAGCAGAGCTGTGTTGAAAGTGAGAAAATCGTTCAGTCTTTTCCATCCGATGACTTGATCTACAAGCTGACCAGCGAGCTGCCTGAAGGTGTTGACCCAACCCAGAAagaggtagtgtgtgtgtgtgtgtgtgagtgtgtgtgtgtgtgtgtgtgtgtgtgtgtgtgtgtgtgtgtgtgtgtgtgtgtgtttcttcctgaccactgcaggaagaaaggTCATTTGTTTTCAACACCTTAGGTTTTTGTTATGTAATTGATCTTTATTAGCAGAAAGTGATATATgcagcatatactgtataacataGTTTGGCACATTCTcttattaaaagataaataatgcaAAATTTAAGCTTTATTTGGAAGTTTtacacttttactttgaaataaaaaataagcaaCTTCCTCTAAATGCCACATTACCCAGAGTGGAAATTCTTGATTTcagaatactttattttatggctttatattttaatttcctgaAAAGAAAAGCTCAATTTTAAACTaagaaaatatgtattaatcattattttataattgGAAACTTCATTCTCCATATTTtgaatttcacatttttgcacGTCCGGCTGACCTGCTGTCTCTGTTTTACGTATAATTAGTAtgaatttacatatttattttaaagaaacgTCCTAGGAAATCATTTGGAAATTACAGACGCATTAAACAAAGCTAGAAGTTGATATcaatatgtttcatgtttgattcagttattattattcaggAGCCTCACTAATTAACCGTTAGTTCCTGATTCGTTCCCTGTTGGTTCAACATTTTGTTATAAACCGTGATGCTTTGCTGCTATATAGTATTAGTGATGCATTGttaatcatttgttttcattaactAACATTTGGTAAATGCTTTCCAGAAATACCTGTCCGACTCCGACTTCAACAACATTTTTGGGATCACCAAAGACGACTTTGCCTCCATGCCGCGGTGGAAACAACTGAAGATAAAGAAAGACAAGGGGATGTTTTGATCACGTTTATTCTGTATTTGAAATAAGATATAACTGGTAAAAGACTTTGTGTCAGCCTCCCCTTTCTCTACAATTACCCACTTTCCACTTTAGCTCAATCTGATTTTAATAATGTGTCTTTTCATcctgattttatttaaattcatttctTTGAAATCCCTGTAATACAAGTCTTGAGTACCAAACCTGTGCTGATGTTGTACAATCGACACTATTTAATTCATTGTTTGTGATAATATCAATTGAACTCTCAGTATGAAATACATATAAACTATATTGCtcattctgctgtgtgtgttttgttaccTCAAGTGAAATAACACATGCTAAACGTAACAAGACATCACATTTATCCTGTGAGGAAGAATTTCAGTACTGATGAAAAGGCTTCATTTAATTCACTTTTATTAACTATGACCTCACCCCTGAACACCAAACCAAATGTAAGGAAACTCCCTTCCAACATAGAGGTCTAGTCTGCCATCTGTTggataaaaacaatgttacaaCACATCAGGCCAAAATACTTCAgggaacaaaatgtaaaactggtTTAAAAGTTCCTTCACGTTTCTGAAGCAGCACAGAGTTCAGTTATGTTCCTTTAGCTTATCTCTGTTATGTTATAGCATTTTAAGTTTCATAAGAACTGATAAGTTTCCATAATTATTATCGTCAATGCCATGTCCATAGTTTATATCCACCCCTTTAGTTACAGGAGTTTCTCTTCCAAAATGACTTAGATCTGTTTAAGTTTAATTCGTTTTATGATATATTTTCCAGATGTATACAACGACAATATACAGACACTGACAGGGCAGGatacaatacattaaaacaaatgactcatcagcaatattcactttttattttgatatgtCTGGAATGTATTTCCCATTACAAGTATAAACGTATGTAATTTACATCTGAACATTTAATACAAAGCTCAGGACAAGTCCAAAATATCTAGACCCAAAAGACGCATCTTATTACAGTAAGAAATTATTTGCATTGAGGAAAATGAAACATGATTACTTAATAAATTGTCCCAGAAAAACTCACTTCTGTGCGCTCAATATGCTGAACAGCACCAGACGCTCATATAAGaaaattaagtacatttaaaaatgatgattGATGTAACTGTACTGGTTTATTACAACAAACCAAATTCTTTGACCTGGCAAGAAATCAATAGGAAGGTAAGATTAATTGCTGATAACAGAAACAACCAATGATTGATGTGTTCATGTAGAAACATGACCTGATGAACTGACCACAGTGCCTCCACACAGCACTACAGTAACATCCTATCAGCTCATTTtgtgtgaaaagaaacaaaaggaatCTGAGCTGTTTGTGCATCATGGCAGCCAACACAACAGATAGTCAAGTATTAGCATGAGAACCAGCATTGAAATAAGACTGAGTGATAGAACTACAAAAGATTCAATACAAACATTACAAACCCACAAAGTGATAAGCATCTAAATGCAACATTCGTCCCATTTTAAATTtccataaatgtattaatattgttCCCTTTTTGTGTGACAGAAATCAGATATCAAAATTGtaattttcattaaaaacaaaaagaaacattagtGTCACATCAaaattatttgatcattttgctTAAGTTTGACCTTTAAAACCCAGAAATAACAGAATGATACATTATTTGCAACACAGATTTAaatccctttaaaacaccaattGTCGCAGTAAATACCTTAGCTCAAAGTATTATCTTATACATGTGTACTGCGTGCAAAAGTACTAATAAATGACAGATCAATCCATGTGCAGTTTGGAAATCGATATACATTCTTAGGTGCTCATgcaaaatatcacaaatgagGTGAAAGgataaaagaaatgtaacattataaaaaagaaatgcgaTTAAATACAAAGTGTTTACAGCAATCGGAGACATCCAAAGAGACTAGTTTCAGCAAGTTTCACTGCAAATGTGCAAACGTACAGTGTTACCATGCGGGCAGCCTGCTGCTGGTCAGCTGATTACTTCTCGCTGACGTGTTTGGTTGTTAAGGGGAATGTTGTTTGTAATGTAATCGGACAAATTTATGCCACAATACAAGAACTTTAGAAAGTGCAAATGCAGCCAAAACAATTTCCCTAGAttcaacagaaaaacagaaaaaagggacgtatataaaagataaaaaaataaatcttcttGTAAAGATCAGCAAGGCAGCAAAAAGATGGCATTTTCCCTTAATCTGCATCTTATAACCCTTCAAACAACTGCCTTTGATTACCTGTAGCTGCTCTTAGCTTCCAAAGATCGATCAAACATGTCCTAAACCTTCTGTACAGTGAGTTCTGCAGCTGAGGACAGCCACAccaaatatctttaaatgcagTTAACAACTGCGAGCGTCTGAAATGTCTCTAAATTCCCGACTTTTCTAATGTGATTGGAGCCAAAACATCAACTGTCCCCGTCCAGATACTTACAGAGCTCACTGTTGTGTCTACAGGTAAATCCTGATTTGTGTCCCGGCAGCTGTTAGTATACAACAGACCtttatttaaagattaaaagaGGTAAACGGTCAAAGCAGCATggactttttttccccccatgtcTATCCAcgcattacaaaaaaaaaaagttaggaCAGATATTAAAAAGTAACTATTGGCAAATAATATTAAAGTAGTCATTAGTGGATTTCCAGCTAGTAAACCACCTGGATCCTGAGTTTCTTTAGGTTGTaaatttaaaactgaaacttACAGTGTATTACAACTAGGGCTGCACCTAaccattattatcattatcaattAAGCTGctgactaatcaattaattacttcattataaaatgacacaaactAGTGAAGAATTAACGATACATTTCCCAGAGTCTTTGGTGACTTCTTCAAATTCCCAAAGATATTTCTTTGACgatataaatgataaacaaaaAGCAGCGAATCCTCACGTTTGGCATGTTTTTGATAAATTATTGAACCAATTAATCAATTGTCAAAATCGACAACATGTTGGAGCTCTGAATGTTATTGTTGACCTCAAAGGACATAAGTATCAGATGTGGGTGATTCAAAGAGCTCCTGAATTACACCAAAATGATCAATAATCAATGATCTGTTGCCCGGTAGTAGATATAACAGATTAAGACACAACGCAAGCTTCAGCGTTTTTGGGGTCTTGGGGCTCCCCGTCATGGCAGTCGTTAGGAGAACCTCCCTCTGAATCATCAGGCAGATCCAAAGCGTCCTCTTCCCCCGGAAACATCCTGTCCTGCTCTGGAGTGTCAGCAGATGCATCCTCATAGGCACTTATGCTGTCTGAATCTCGTCCGTCCTCTACGCCGTTTTCGTAAGGCCTCTGCAGGACCCCATCTACGGAGAATAGGTTCTCCACTGCAAGAGAGGGCAAGTGGCTCAGCGGCTTACTGACCAGCTTCCTCAGCTTCGTCAGGACGCTACCTTCCCCGTCTTCCCCTTCACTCTCGACCACTTCCTCTGACACACTTCCTCGGCTCTCACCGCTGGGAGGTTCACACAGCGAGGCGTCTTTCATCAGTTCCTTtgcaacatttttcatttggtGTCCTTGACTCGTTACCTCGTCCACACCTCCATGTGTGTCCGCTGGAGCAGACGGTTTGTTATTACTGTCCTGCAAAGACCAATTTAATTGTCCTTTTAGATCAAAATATAGTTTCATTTGCTACTTggtcattgtttttatttgccaTCCCAAACAATATGAAAGCAAACCGAATACAGGATTGTGAAATGTAATCGCTACTGAATACTTAATGAACAACAAACATCAGTCTCGCACTAAATAATATCGGCTATATTTGCTGTCAAggcaaatataatttattttatgttcGAGTTTAATACTGTTTCCAGTGAACCGACACCATGAGGAACATTACATGGTGCACTGCCGAGGCGAGTTATATAGTAACCTATTAGTACAAGTTGGCAGAGAAATGTTATGACCAACTAAAATATCCagggaaaaaactaaaacatgcgCCATCACCATCATTCACTTTGAATAAGAAGTGCTCATGCGCCTGACAAACTGATTCATAAGACTttatacattcatttaaaaaaccttGTGCAACTCTTATGTTTATAATTTTAGTTGTCACATTACCTCTTTTAATCTCTCCACCTCTTGCGTCAGCGAGCAGACCATGCTCTCCAGTTTCCTCTTGGCCTCCCTCTCTCGTCCCAACTCCTACAAATGTAGAGAGAAACAGCTTGTTAGTGTCATGTGTTGATACAGCAAGACACCAAAACAAACTTCTCATTAAAGacatagacagatatatatatatatacacatatatttattgCTGAAGTAAAGTGTTTTGAATGTAAGGGTATTCCAGAGTTAGTGAGGCCTCGACATACCGAACTGGCCTGTCCAGCTTCCCTCTGAGCCTCAGCCAGCagctcctctacaccctccagcGTGTCCTGCAGGACATCCACCTGGAACAACAGAGTCTCTCGCTCGACCTCCAGCCCACGCAGCTCCTGCACCACTTCGTCATAGCCGGCTTGCAGCTCCAGCTACACCACAAACATTACAAATCAGTGTAGGCAACTTTAGTGGAACGCGATATGTCAGTGGGTGGACAAGTGTTTAGTAAGCTCTCAGAGGCATCAGTGGGAGGCCTCGTCTGGAAGCACGACAATCCCTTCATATGTAAAGGAAAAGGCATCACTGCAGTGATCTATTCCACCTGACAGACTTTAAATAGTCATAATTATAATAACGGTAAGAAATACTCACCATTTCTGGGAGTCCCATGTAGATATCCTGGTCAGACTGctgaaaggaaagaaacaactttttttaaatagttcatTTGTAAATAATGCTCGagtgttttttaattaagttaaatGACGACATGCATGGTCTCAAAAAGGCCATATAGGATATTTTTCCTTCTTTCGTTTACATAAAATGATTATAACATGACTTGTACAACAAATTACAAACACACTACAGCAATAAAACTTACTATAAAGTTATTTCACAAATTAAATCATTGTAAGCTCCATAAAAGTACCATGTGCTGCAGGACGGGCTTGTGTAAGAGCCCTGATAAGAAAAGCAATGTTCAGACATGTGTTGTGAAATagtatatctttttatatacaCAATTCTTTACTATTGTAACTTTGTGAAGTTATGCGTtccaaaaaaatatattcagagCATTGAATATTTGTTGCTGCTTCAATTAATGTTAGAAGTTGATTCCTGTTAATGAGAGGCTCTTGTATTTGGACAATATCTCTTAGTTTGAGTTAGTAGGCCTTTTCCCAATTAAGACATTtagacatgtcacagtaggaaaaacacaagtgtaaataataaaatgaaggaTAGCTGAATATGATTAAGTACATAATAgcttattaatgttattactaaCACCTCTGCTTTTCCTTCTATGACAAGTTAAAAGGTCTGCTGTGAAACAATGTGTCCTTAAGAGAAAGACAAGTGTATTGACGGAGACCAAAAGAGAATTAATCTTTTTAATCTGGAACCTTTTTTCCACTGTAAACCTTTAAAATAGGGTGTTGCCTCAACTTCTGTGACCCAATTACTGAGaatgcttttaaaaatcatACCTTATCACATACTTTGTTCTGAGTGCCTCCATGATTAGATAGGGTCAAACCAAGCCTGTCTGTCgactatttgtttttatttaatttttactcTCTAGCGTCACAGAATCTGACAAGAAGTCACGGAGTTTGGTACACTGAAATCCCAGATAACAAAAATGGGTGAACTCATACACTGCACCATGTTGGATAATGACTCGTGGTGGGTGACATAATTTGGTGCAACACCAGCTTATGAAGATTTATttagatcagaatcagaatcattgCCTTTCcactgttgctttttttttacatcagtagtagtaaatgtataaaacagtacaaaaacaaaatgtatttggccTAAAATTGTTTTACTATGAGATATAAAATCACTTTTTTGGTGAAACTGCTAACAATTCATAGATGTCTAAACCGTAACAAAGGCCCACCAACTAAACACTACTATTTTGTCACAAGTCAAAAAGATTAGGACCCAATATGTACAATGCATGGTGTTGTATAGGCTTATATAGGTTTCTTTATGTAAAATCTCAATCAGACTATAGCTGTCAgttgaaatgtagtggagtgaaaagactaatatttccctctgaaatgcagtagaagtataaagtatcatgaaacagaaacacaagtcattCAAAAATACTTAAGTGCAATACTTTAAATACACTTAGATTACTTTCCACTACTGCGTATGTATTACCATTATATTGCAATGCTAATGACACATAAACTGGAGACATCCAGGACCATGGAAATGTTTGCTTAGCTAGAGATCAATACACGATGTACCGTTACAGGCACTTGGATTAGTCTGTCCACTCCTGGCTCCAGTGTTATCTGGCTCCTACCTGGCTGTCAGTTCTCTTCTTCAGGGTGCCTGCTCGGCTGTCGCTTCGTGCCAGACGCCTAGATGAACTCTCGGTCTGATAAGGAGACAAACCCACACCTCAGGTAGGAGAAGTAGCCTAGCATCACATAACGTTACAGTCGCagcaagctaatgttagctcatAACAAGGAAGTGAAGCTACAGGCCTGACGGTTTATTTGAGCCGTTGGACGGCCGTTGGTAAGGTTTTAAACCGTTAACAAAATGGCCGAAATCCACACTGACTTATTGTTTAAccttaaatgttttaacatttagcTCTTAACAAACGGTGTGTAATGACGCCGTGATTTCTCCGCTCACCTCTTTTATAATGCTGCGGAGCGACTCATCCTCGCTCAGTCCTCGAGATAACGTCCGTTTCTTTGGCGAACCACTGCTGTCCAGCGTGACTGaatgcattttatgttttatattacgCTTAAGTTTATGTAAGAGACACCTCCGAGCTCTCTCAGTGTGAAGAGgtgttttgttgtttcctaCGCAGCAGCAGTGAGTGAACTGCCGACGCCCAGGCCGTGATCTACGGAGAGCCACTGGGACCaaactgtgtttaacaccgcCCTCTCTCCGCCCACTCTCCGCCCACACACTCAGAGGAGTCAAAGGTCAGCGTTTTCTAGGCTGccagataaaaaatatattatttgtttttaaggtTACCTTAAGCACTATGGCGCTTGTCAAGTCCTGAAATGCATAGGCCAGGGTACAATACAATACGATACAAATACTATTCTTTGTCTCTGTCAATCCCTATGCTAAATGTTTTGGGACAAAATCCCGAAGATACTCAAGGCTGAATCGAAAATAAGATataactttaatatttattactttacttttctctaatctttgctttttgtgaaatatttgtataatttgatcTCTTTGGccttgaaacatttatttaaacacaacaaTCTGATATAAAATCCCTTTTTGGTGGAGCTGCTAACAACTCATAGACGTCTAAACCGTAACAAGGAGGCCCAACAGACACTGCTTTTTGATGTCAGAGGGGACCAAGTAAAAAAGATTGATTCATTTGTTCAAATCACAAGTTTAGAGGAGGAGGGTCTACAATTTAGAGCTACTCACCGCTCTTCATTACAACACAAACCATTGTTTGTCTGTGCCAATCCCCATGCAAAATTAGTgccatcatcttcatcacaaaAACAAGTTGAAGAGCCAAACTACTCTAACCCATACGCCACAATTCCAAAGATGGACTACCAAAGGctaaacacaacataacataagATAAGacagaactttatttatccaaaggaaaaatgtttaaacataaTATCAAATATCACTAAGGTGAAAAGTTAGAGGGAAATGTCTTTAATCTTTTTCACAGTGTTTCTAGagttttgatgtttgatgttatGATGAAAACATACCGTAAAAATGAGACCTCAAgggtttgtttttcactctgtTTCAGCAAATTATAATTTCGAAGGCATCGATAATTCCATTATCAACATAAACAACGTAAAAATACTTTGAACTTCCTTAAACATGGTGTATTCAGATCAGATAACAGCATTGAGCACTACATCTCTTATATATGTCTGAACAAACATTGAATGAGGTGGTTCACAGTGGATACACTGACTTGAGGGCATGTGGACAGTAAATAAGTATGTATTAAAgtactaaagtacaattttgaggtacctGTACTTTACGTGAGTATTTTAATTTCCTGGTACTTTATACTTTCACACTACAATTCAAATATCTTTTACTcctctacatttatctgacagttttcaagattcagattaataatacaaaatataatcaagaaATAATTTATGATCTAATATTATAGGTTAACATAAAACTTACAAGTTTCCCTGGCagtatataaagtgtataaactAGCTGCAACATTACgtcaataaatattattcaatagtataatatatattattctgaaatgggccattgtgcagaatgagtacttttactttttgttctttaagtatatgttgatgctaatacttttacttcagtaaaggatctgaggaCTTTGTCCAACGCTGCTTGAGAGCGGTCAGTTTTATTGAGTTTATTCAAGTGGAGGAGCGTAGATGAAACGTTTAACAGCGTTCTCCTTGTTCCTCAGCATCATCATCACACTTGATAATCGTGGCAGACAAAAAGCTAAGCACCAGAAGGTTGGATTGACGATCAAAAAGTCTAGCGCCTCCTGAAGCCTGGATCTCAGACTCAAATATGAGGCTTCCTTTCTGGGAAGAAGGTGTTGGTGCCACGGACTCAAGAGTTTGTTATGTGCTGAGGTGAGTGTTTGGTCccatattcatatatatctCTAAGCACACGTAAACAACAGAACAGTCTTTTGCATCTGTTCAGCAGACATACAGAATGTGATACTCAGCACGTTTTCATCTAAAGtcataattaaatacacaaaacataaGCATCTTGGTGTGGACAAGGTGCTCTGGGATGTGACTGTGACTGTCATCTGGACTTGTTTTCAACCATGTATTTGAAAGGCAGTGGTGAAAGACATCCTTATATCTTGTAATTaggtaaaagtagcaataccacaaaCACTCTGTGACAAGTAAGAGCCCTGCATTCAACATTTTACTAACATACTAtgatcaaaatatacttaaagtagcttaaagtaaaagtactcattatgcagaacagCAGATGTGTGTCTTATTTTATCCCCGAAGATAAACTAGTATGAATTAAACCATATTTGATTCATTAAGAAGTTTCCGGTCAGCAGTAAAGTGATGTTTAATTGTTGAATAATAACACCGATTCTCTCAAGTTTAAAGTGGAATGAAGATATATGTGAGCATACAGCAGCAAAAGTGTTTCCAATATATCATGTATACTGTAACTCTGAGAAGCTCCACCCAAGAACAACAAAGTCAGCAGGTTTAATTGCAGGTGCACTCATGCTTGATCCTCACTAACCTCCAGTCCTATCAGTATTGgaacaaaaatattatatataattaatcataataattCCCAATATTCCCTAACTAAATGAGCTAATGACTAGAGGGCCATGTTTTACAGCGAAGTACCACAGTCTGACCCTTCTGCGACTGCAACTTT contains the following coding sequences:
- the LOC115008939 gene encoding leucine-rich repeat flightless-interacting protein 1 isoform X2; its protein translation is MHSVTLDSSGSPKKRTLSRGLSEDESLRSIIKETESSSRRLARSDSRAGTLKKRTDSQSDQDIYMGLPEMLELQAGYDEVVQELRGLEVERETLLFQVDVLQDTLEGVEELLAEAQREAGQASSELGREREAKRKLESMVCSLTQEVERLKEDSNNKPSAPADTHGGVDEVTSQGHQMKNVAKELMKDASLCEPPSGESRGSVSEEVVESEGEDGEGSVLTKLRKLVSKPLSHLPSLAVENLFSVDGVLQRPYENGVEDGRDSDSISAYEDASADTPEQDRMFPGEEDALDLPDDSEGGSPNDCHDGEPQDPKNAEACVVS
- the LOC115008939 gene encoding leucine-rich repeat flightless-interacting protein 1 isoform X1 — translated: MHSVTLDSSGSPKKRTLSRGLSEDESLRSIIKETESSSRRLARSDSRAGTLKKRTDSQQSDQDIYMGLPEMLELQAGYDEVVQELRGLEVERETLLFQVDVLQDTLEGVEELLAEAQREAGQASSELGREREAKRKLESMVCSLTQEVERLKEDSNNKPSAPADTHGGVDEVTSQGHQMKNVAKELMKDASLCEPPSGESRGSVSEEVVESEGEDGEGSVLTKLRKLVSKPLSHLPSLAVENLFSVDGVLQRPYENGVEDGRDSDSISAYEDASADTPEQDRMFPGEEDALDLPDDSEGGSPNDCHDGEPQDPKNAEACVVS